One Methylobacterium sp. 77 DNA window includes the following coding sequences:
- the rplA gene encoding 50S ribosomal protein L1, giving the protein MAHEGKRIRAAREGIDALKLYPIAEAIALVKQKASAKFDETVEISMNLGVDPRHADQMVRGVCNLPNGSGRTVRVAVFARGAKADEAKAAGADIVGAEDLLEIVQSGKIEFDRCIATPDLMPLVGRLGKVLGPRGLMPNPKVGTVTMDVKSAVAGAKGGSVEFRVEKAGIVHAGIGKVSFDETKLVENIKAFADAVAKAKPAGAKGTYIQRIAVTSSMGPGVKVEPASVLTA; this is encoded by the coding sequence ATGGCACATGAAGGCAAGCGCATCCGCGCCGCCCGCGAGGGCATCGACGCGCTCAAGCTCTACCCGATCGCCGAAGCGATCGCCCTGGTGAAGCAGAAGGCCAGCGCCAAGTTCGACGAGACCGTAGAGATCTCGATGAATCTCGGCGTCGACCCGCGCCACGCCGACCAGATGGTCCGCGGCGTCTGCAACCTCCCCAACGGCTCCGGCCGTACCGTCCGCGTGGCGGTGTTCGCTCGTGGCGCCAAGGCCGACGAAGCCAAGGCTGCTGGTGCCGACATCGTCGGCGCAGAGGACCTGCTCGAGATCGTGCAGAGCGGCAAGATCGAGTTCGATCGCTGCATCGCGACCCCGGACCTGATGCCTCTCGTCGGCCGTCTCGGCAAGGTGCTCGGCCCGCGCGGCCTGATGCCGAACCCGAAGGTCGGCACCGTCACCATGGACGTGAAGTCCGCGGTCGCCGGCGCGAAGGGCGGCTCGGTGGAGTTCCGCGTCGAGAAGGCTGGGATCGTCCATGCCGGCATCGGCAAGGTCTCCTTCGACGAGACCAAGCTCGTCGAGAACATCAAGGCGTTCGCCGATGCGGTGGCCAAGGCCAAGCCCGCAGGCGCGAAGGGCACCTACATCCAGCGCATCGCCGTGACATCGTCGATGGGTCCGGGTGTGAAGGTCGAGCCGGCCAGCGTGCTGACCGCCTGA
- a CDS encoding sulfurtransferase, whose product MGHVAVRAAEQNRVQTSPLVSTEWLEANLGSPKLRIVEVSVEPGIYERGHVPGAQNVVWHTDLVETVSRDIAGPEKFAALVQRLGIDRDTTVILYGDNNNWFAAWGAWVFAQYGLVDNVKLLDGGRKKWEAEKRQLENRNPDVAASRFPVTPVSSAQRARLADVLAVARKERDETILDIRSPDEFSGKLIAPAGVQELAIRAGHIPGSVNVPWAKAVNPDGTLKSVPELKKLYADVGIDGSKPVITSCRIGERSSHSWFVLSRVLGYPVRNYDGSWTEYGNAVGVPVVNLAGTVWSGK is encoded by the coding sequence ATCGGGCATGTCGCGGTTCGCGCCGCCGAACAGAATCGGGTTCAGACGAGCCCGCTCGTCTCCACCGAATGGCTCGAGGCGAACCTCGGTTCGCCGAAACTGCGGATCGTCGAGGTCAGTGTCGAGCCCGGCATCTATGAGCGGGGCCATGTGCCCGGCGCGCAGAACGTCGTCTGGCATACCGATCTGGTGGAGACCGTGAGCCGCGACATCGCGGGACCCGAGAAGTTCGCCGCCCTGGTCCAGCGCCTCGGCATCGATCGCGACACCACCGTGATCCTCTACGGCGACAACAACAATTGGTTCGCCGCCTGGGGCGCCTGGGTCTTTGCCCAGTATGGTCTGGTCGACAATGTGAAGCTGCTCGACGGCGGGCGCAAGAAGTGGGAGGCCGAGAAGCGCCAGTTGGAGAACCGCAATCCGGATGTCGCGGCCTCGCGGTTCCCTGTCACGCCCGTTTCGTCCGCGCAGCGGGCGCGCCTCGCGGACGTTCTCGCGGTGGCACGCAAGGAGCGGGACGAGACGATCCTCGACATCCGCTCGCCGGACGAATTCTCGGGCAAGCTCATCGCTCCGGCAGGGGTGCAGGAACTCGCAATTCGGGCCGGCCATATCCCCGGTTCGGTGAATGTGCCCTGGGCGAAGGCCGTGAATCCCGACGGTACCCTGAAATCCGTGCCAGAACTGAAGAAGCTCTATGCGGATGTCGGAATCGATGGCTCGAAGCCGGTCATCACCTCCTGCCGCATCGGCGAGCGCTCCAGCCATTCCTGGTTCGTGCTCAGCCGCGTTCTGGGCTACCCGGTGCGCAACTATGATGGCTCGTGGACGGAATACGGCAACGCCGTGGGTGTGCCGGTGGTCAACCTCGCTGGAACGGTCTGGTCCGGCAAGTGA
- a CDS encoding B12-binding domain-containing radical SAM protein, which produces MRCTLPVSSRRRILCVFPAYTPSFGTFAHAYPLMGGVKAFMPPQGLLLIAAYMPEEWEYRFVDENIKQAGPEDFAWADAVFVSGMHIQAPQIRDIYARAHAAGKVTALGGPSVSGSPEQYPEFDYLHIGEIGDATDELVSILDRDVSIPATQVRLETKERLPLSDFPAPAYEAAPLKRYLIGSLQFSSGCPYRCEFCDIPQLYGRQPRLKSPEQMLGELDAIISQPGHPAVVYFVDDNFIGNRKATKDMLPHLVEWQKKNHYPLQFACEATLNMAKQPDILELMRQANFMTVFVGIETPEEEALAGIDKKHNAAVPMYEAIETLNSFGLEVTSGIILGLDTETDGSEQKLIDFVDKSAVPVLTMNLLQALPKTPLWDRLTREGRLLHDASLESNVLFKRPHDDVVASWRRAIAHAYEPENLFARFKYQVERTYPHRIKTPLKGKLTRTNLRRGLVLGFNIAVRVGIMSDYRGVFWRAAGHALKRGQIEAVFNMGFVAHHLIRFTREALRGEHNASFYAAKADQKRENARTPWWQAARKFLPT; this is translated from the coding sequence ATGCGATGCACACTCCCGGTCTCATCCCGCCGACGCATCCTCTGCGTCTTTCCTGCCTACACTCCGTCTTTCGGGACATTCGCCCACGCCTACCCGTTAATGGGCGGCGTGAAGGCCTTCATGCCTCCACAGGGCTTGCTGCTGATCGCGGCGTACATGCCGGAGGAATGGGAGTACCGGTTCGTCGACGAGAACATCAAACAGGCCGGGCCGGAGGATTTCGCCTGGGCCGATGCGGTGTTCGTGTCGGGCATGCACATTCAGGCGCCGCAGATTCGGGACATTTATGCGCGGGCGCACGCGGCCGGTAAGGTCACGGCCCTCGGCGGGCCGTCGGTATCCGGATCGCCCGAGCAATACCCCGAATTCGATTACCTCCATATCGGCGAGATCGGTGACGCCACCGACGAACTCGTGTCGATCCTCGATCGCGACGTGTCGATCCCGGCAACCCAGGTGCGGCTCGAGACGAAGGAGCGCCTGCCGCTCTCGGACTTTCCGGCGCCCGCCTATGAGGCGGCGCCTCTCAAGCGCTATCTCATCGGCTCGCTGCAATTCTCCTCCGGCTGCCCCTACCGCTGCGAATTCTGCGACATCCCGCAGCTCTATGGCCGTCAGCCGCGACTGAAGTCGCCCGAGCAGATGCTCGGCGAGCTCGATGCCATCATCTCTCAGCCGGGCCATCCGGCCGTCGTCTACTTCGTCGACGACAACTTCATCGGCAATCGCAAGGCCACGAAGGACATGCTGCCCCACCTGGTGGAGTGGCAGAAGAAGAATCACTACCCGCTTCAGTTCGCCTGCGAGGCGACATTGAACATGGCCAAGCAGCCCGACATCCTCGAGCTGATGCGCCAGGCGAACTTCATGACCGTCTTCGTCGGCATCGAGACGCCTGAAGAAGAGGCGCTCGCCGGCATCGACAAGAAGCACAACGCCGCAGTGCCGATGTACGAGGCCATCGAGACTCTCAATAGCTTCGGCCTCGAAGTGACGTCGGGCATCATCCTCGGCCTCGACACCGAGACAGATGGATCAGAACAGAAACTGATCGATTTCGTCGACAAGTCGGCCGTGCCGGTGCTGACCATGAACCTGCTCCAGGCCCTTCCCAAAACCCCACTCTGGGACCGCCTGACCCGCGAGGGACGGCTCCTCCACGATGCGTCCCTCGAGTCCAACGTCCTGTTCAAGCGCCCGCACGACGATGTCGTGGCGAGCTGGCGCCGGGCCATCGCGCATGCCTACGAGCCGGAGAATTTGTTCGCGCGCTTCAAGTATCAGGTCGAGCGGACCTACCCGCACCGGATCAAGACGCCGCTGAAGGGCAAGCTCACCCGGACGAACCTTCGCCGCGGCCTCGTGCTCGGCTTCAACATCGCCGTACGCGTCGGAATCATGTCGGATTACCGCGGCGTGTTCTGGCGTGCCGCGGGCCATGCCCTGAAGCGTGGACAGATCGAGGCGGTGTTCAACATGGGCTTCGTCGCCCATCACCTGATCCGCTTCACCCGGGAAGCACTGCGCGGAGAACACAACGCCTCGTTCTACGCGGCCAAGGCCGACCAGAAGCGCGAGAATGCCCGTACGCCTTGGTGGCAGGCAGCACGCAAATTCCTGCCGACCTGA
- the nusG gene encoding transcription termination/antitermination protein NusG translates to MPKRWYIVHAYSNFENKVAQSIKDQAAQRGLMELFDEVMVPTEKVVEVRRGRKVDAERKFFPGYVLVKCDLTDEVYHLIKNTPKVTGFLGADKSKPVPIPDSEAERIKGQVAEGVDRPKPSISFEIGETVRVADGPFASFNGTVEEIDESRSRLKVAVSIFGRATPVELEYAQVEKA, encoded by the coding sequence GTGCCTAAACGCTGGTATATCGTCCACGCTTACTCGAATTTCGAGAACAAGGTCGCTCAGTCCATCAAGGATCAGGCGGCGCAGCGCGGGCTAATGGAGCTGTTCGACGAGGTCATGGTTCCGACCGAGAAGGTCGTCGAGGTCCGTCGCGGCCGCAAGGTCGATGCCGAGCGCAAGTTCTTCCCCGGCTACGTGCTGGTGAAGTGCGACCTGACCGACGAGGTCTATCACCTCATCAAGAACACCCCGAAGGTCACCGGCTTTCTCGGCGCCGACAAGTCGAAGCCCGTGCCGATCCCCGATTCCGAGGCCGAGCGCATCAAGGGCCAGGTGGCTGAAGGTGTCGACCGTCCGAAGCCCTCGATCTCGTTCGAGATCGGCGAGACCGTTCGTGTCGCCGATGGCCCCTTCGCGTCCTTCAACGGTACCGTCGAGGAAATCGACGAGAGCCGTTCGCGCCTCAAGGTGGCGGTGTCGATCTTCGGTCGCGCCACCCCGGTGGAACTCGAATACGCCCAGGTCGAGAAGGCCTGA
- a CDS encoding class I SAM-dependent methyltransferase: MTSAFDAYRTSYESVVEESIAFSGLEHGFFLDAKADLLADVFERHFGTRRPNLLDVGCGVGLLHRRLIGIVSEMAGTDPSPESVARAESENPSNLYRLQQGGTLSFGDRTFDATLAVCVFHHVPVAERSGLLVEMRRVTRPGGLVTIIEHNPWNPLTRLAVSRCPFDHDAVLLGARETRTLLAQQGLRDISSRHFLAFPFRRPWVRSVEKVFGQVPLGAQFLTCGTA; this comes from the coding sequence ATGACCAGCGCGTTCGACGCCTATCGCACCAGCTACGAATCGGTGGTCGAGGAGTCGATCGCCTTCTCCGGGCTCGAACACGGCTTCTTCCTCGACGCGAAGGCCGATCTGCTGGCGGATGTGTTCGAGCGCCATTTCGGTACGCGGCGTCCGAACTTGCTCGATGTCGGGTGCGGCGTCGGGCTGCTGCATCGCCGCCTCATCGGCATCGTCTCAGAGATGGCCGGCACCGATCCGTCGCCCGAATCCGTGGCCCGTGCGGAAAGCGAGAACCCAAGTAACCTCTACCGCCTCCAGCAGGGCGGCACATTGTCCTTCGGGGACAGGACTTTCGACGCGACGCTCGCCGTCTGTGTCTTCCACCACGTCCCGGTCGCCGAGCGTTCCGGGCTGCTCGTCGAGATGCGGCGTGTGACCCGACCGGGCGGGCTTGTGACGATCATCGAGCACAACCCGTGGAACCCGCTGACGCGGCTCGCAGTGTCACGTTGCCCCTTCGATCATGACGCCGTGCTGCTCGGTGCCCGCGAGACCCGCACGCTTCTCGCGCAGCAGGGGCTGCGTGACATAAGCAGCCGACACTTCCTGGCTTTCCCGTTCCGGCGCCCCTGGGTTCGGAGCGTCGAGAAGGTATTCGGTCAGGTGCCGCTCGGAGCGCAGTTCCTGACCTGTGGGACGGCATGA
- a CDS encoding DUF1444 family protein, which produces MGWKPAAQFGDNLTRRFVLTGTLSALVASAPAKSLPYDNFPSQQRADLLAFREEVLSILRLDFPAATVTLDDDDPEQIVIGRFTTFLGNIRQKTADLTGQERRAVIVDYLHPLATAKPRPATPAPAETFAEASARLRIQLVPIEYREQVPSLTCRRFSNRLLVAYALDEDKRYQLLTHSIFERWGVDQATVEGIARRNLELASGGIQVRISPTGRSGHFATLAVENGYAAASLLLPMVMDQIQEGLGTESIVAAVPTRDVLIAWSSNSEGKDRLAGIVTKYMRKGPYSRSDELFSYSKAGIRPLNSVELAEHGR; this is translated from the coding sequence ATGGGTTGGAAACCGGCCGCACAGTTCGGCGATAATCTGACCCGACGCTTCGTCCTGACGGGAACTCTGTCGGCACTGGTCGCATCCGCGCCGGCCAAAAGCCTCCCCTACGATAACTTTCCGTCTCAGCAGCGTGCGGATCTCTTGGCGTTTCGGGAGGAAGTCCTCTCCATTCTGCGCCTGGATTTTCCTGCTGCGACCGTCACCCTGGACGACGACGATCCTGAACAGATCGTCATCGGTCGCTTCACAACTTTTCTCGGAAACATCCGTCAGAAAACCGCCGACCTGACGGGCCAAGAGCGCCGCGCCGTCATTGTCGACTACCTTCATCCACTGGCCACGGCAAAGCCTCGCCCGGCGACACCCGCGCCAGCCGAGACATTCGCCGAAGCGTCAGCCCGCCTACGCATCCAGCTTGTTCCCATTGAATACCGCGAGCAGGTGCCGAGCCTGACCTGTCGCCGCTTCTCGAACCGACTCCTCGTCGCCTACGCACTGGATGAGGACAAGCGCTATCAGTTGCTGACCCATTCGATCTTCGAACGATGGGGCGTCGACCAGGCAACGGTCGAGGGGATCGCAAGGCGCAACCTCGAACTCGCATCTGGTGGCATTCAAGTCCGCATCTCGCCCACCGGGAGATCGGGTCACTTCGCGACCCTCGCCGTGGAAAATGGCTACGCTGCAGCGAGCTTGCTTCTGCCCATGGTGATGGACCAGATCCAGGAGGGGCTCGGAACGGAAAGTATCGTCGCCGCGGTCCCCACACGGGACGTCCTCATCGCGTGGTCGTCCAACAGCGAGGGGAAAGACCGGCTCGCGGGCATCGTGACGAAGTACATGCGCAAGGGTCCGTACTCCCGCAGCGACGAACTCTTCTCCTACTCGAAGGCCGGCATTCGTCCATTGAACAGCGTCGAGCTCGCAGAGCACGGCCGGTAG
- a CDS encoding glycosyltransferase family 2 protein, translating to MTVISPPAQIGTPTYSLVVPVFNEEAVLPLLLHRLDQLLAKLDGPAEVILVDDGSTDTTGIVAAGRAKDDPRYRYLALSRNFGHQVAITAGMERASGAAVVVMDADLQDPPEVVLDLAAKWREGYEIVYAKRLSREGESRFKRWTAGLFYRLIRALTAIDIPADVGDFRLVDRKALDAFLAMPERDRFVRGMFSWMGFRQTAVPFHRLSRTAGQTKYGWSKMLRLAFDGIVGFSDVPLRFALWAGTGVSLGALAYGLYIALRALYDPTLVTGWASIVVLVSFLAGMNLLMTGIVGLYVGRIHTEVKQRPLYVVGREVGFPEDGRASGSRIAA from the coding sequence ATGACCGTGATCTCTCCTCCCGCGCAGATCGGTACGCCGACCTACAGCCTCGTCGTCCCCGTCTTCAACGAGGAGGCCGTGCTCCCGCTGCTGCTGCACCGCCTCGACCAGCTTCTCGCCAAGCTCGACGGGCCGGCGGAGGTCATCCTCGTCGATGATGGCAGTACGGACACAACCGGCATCGTCGCGGCCGGTCGCGCCAAAGACGACCCGCGATACCGCTATCTCGCCCTGTCGCGGAACTTCGGCCATCAGGTCGCTATCACCGCAGGCATGGAGCGCGCCTCCGGCGCCGCCGTGGTGGTGATGGATGCCGACCTTCAGGATCCGCCGGAGGTCGTGCTCGATCTCGCCGCCAAATGGCGGGAGGGCTACGAGATCGTCTATGCCAAGCGCCTGAGCCGCGAAGGCGAGAGCCGGTTCAAACGCTGGACCGCCGGCCTGTTCTACCGCCTCATCCGCGCCCTCACCGCCATCGACATCCCGGCCGATGTCGGCGATTTCCGTCTGGTCGACCGGAAGGCCCTCGATGCCTTCCTCGCCATGCCCGAACGGGACCGCTTCGTGCGCGGCATGTTCAGCTGGATGGGATTCCGCCAGACTGCCGTGCCGTTCCACCGCCTCTCCCGCACCGCCGGCCAAACCAAGTATGGCTGGTCGAAGATGCTGCGGCTCGCCTTCGACGGCATCGTCGGCTTTTCCGACGTGCCCCTCCGCTTCGCCCTCTGGGCCGGGACGGGCGTCTCCCTCGGCGCATTGGCCTACGGCCTCTACATCGCTTTGCGCGCGCTCTACGACCCGACCCTCGTCACCGGCTGGGCCTCGATCGTCGTCCTCGTCTCGTTCCTCGCTGGCATGAACCTGCTGATGACCGGCATCGTCGGCCTCTATGTCGGGCGCATCCACACCGAGGTGAAGCAGCGTCCGCTCTACGTCGTCGGCCGGGAGGTTGGCTTCCCCGAGGACGGACGAGCCTCAGGATCGAGGATCGCGGCATGA
- the tuf gene encoding elongation factor Tu: MAKEKFARTKPHCNIGTIGHVDHGKTSLTAAITKVLAETGGATFTAYDQIDKAPEEKARGITISTAHVEYETANRHYAHVDCPGHADYVKNMITGAAQMDGAILVVSAADGPMPQTREHILLARQVGVPALVVFLNKVDLVDDEELLELVEMEVRELLSKYDFPGDDIPITKGSAKVALDNGDKAVGHDAVVALMATVDAYIPQPERPIDKPFLMPIEDVFSISGRGTVVTGRVERGIVKVGETVEIVGIRDTQTTTVTGVEMFRKLLDQGQAGDNVGVLLRGTKREDVERGQVVCKPGSVKPHTKFKAEAYILTKEEGGRHTPFFTNYRPQFYFRTTDVTGVCELPEGTEMVMPGDSVTMDVTLIVPVAMEEKLRFAIREGGRTVGAGVVAAIND; encoded by the coding sequence ATGGCCAAAGAGAAATTCGCCCGCACGAAGCCGCACTGCAACATCGGCACGATCGGTCACGTCGACCATGGCAAGACGTCGCTGACGGCGGCGATCACGAAGGTGCTGGCCGAGACGGGCGGCGCGACGTTCACGGCCTACGACCAGATCGACAAGGCTCCGGAAGAGAAGGCCCGCGGCATCACGATCTCGACGGCCCACGTCGAGTACGAGACGGCCAACCGCCACTACGCCCACGTCGATTGCCCGGGCCACGCCGATTACGTGAAGAACATGATCACCGGTGCCGCCCAGATGGACGGCGCGATCCTGGTGGTCTCGGCCGCCGACGGCCCGATGCCGCAGACCCGCGAGCACATCCTGCTCGCCCGTCAGGTCGGCGTGCCGGCGCTGGTGGTGTTCCTCAACAAGGTCGATCTCGTCGACGACGAGGAGCTCCTCGAGCTCGTCGAGATGGAGGTGCGCGAGCTCCTCTCCAAGTACGACTTCCCCGGCGACGACATCCCGATCACCAAGGGTTCGGCCAAGGTCGCTCTCGACAACGGCGACAAGGCCGTCGGCCACGACGCCGTCGTCGCCCTGATGGCCACCGTGGATGCCTACATCCCGCAGCCCGAGCGTCCGATCGACAAGCCGTTCCTGATGCCGATCGAGGACGTGTTCTCGATCTCGGGCCGCGGCACCGTGGTGACCGGTCGCGTCGAGCGCGGCATCGTCAAGGTCGGCGAGACCGTGGAGATCGTCGGCATCCGCGACACCCAGACCACCACGGTCACGGGCGTCGAGATGTTCCGCAAGCTCCTCGACCAGGGCCAGGCCGGCGACAATGTCGGCGTGCTCCTGCGCGGCACCAAGCGCGAGGATGTCGAGCGCGGCCAGGTCGTGTGCAAGCCCGGTTCGGTCAAGCCCCACACCAAGTTCAAGGCCGAGGCCTACATCCTCACCAAGGAGGAGGGCGGCCGCCACACCCCGTTCTTCACCAACTACCGGCCCCAGTTCTACTTCCGCACCACCGACGTCACCGGCGTCTGCGAACTCCCCGAGGGCACTGAGATGGTGATGCCCGGTGACAGCGTCACCATGGACGTCACCCTCATCGTCCCCGTCGCCATGGAAGAGAAGCTCCGCTTCGCCATCCGCGAAGGCGGTCGTACCGTCGGCGCAGGCGTCGTCGCAGCCATCAACGACTGA
- the rplJ gene encoding 50S ribosomal protein L10, translating into MDRTAKADLVSTLNGVFANTSVVVVAHYKGLTVAEMQKLRAQMKLAGATVKVTKNRIANIALDGTDVASIKPLLKGPTLLAYSSDPVAAAKVAVDFAKTNDKLVILGGAMGTTALNPDGVKALASLPSLDELRAKIVGLIQAPATKIAQVVNAPAAKLARVFGAYATKDEAQSEAA; encoded by the coding sequence GTGGACAGGACAGCAAAAGCTGATCTCGTCTCGACGCTCAACGGCGTGTTCGCGAACACGTCCGTCGTCGTCGTGGCCCACTACAAAGGCCTCACGGTCGCCGAGATGCAGAAGCTGCGCGCGCAGATGAAGCTGGCCGGTGCCACCGTGAAGGTCACCAAGAACCGCATCGCCAACATCGCTCTCGATGGCACGGACGTCGCCTCCATCAAGCCCCTCCTGAAGGGCCCGACCCTGCTCGCCTATTCGAGCGATCCGGTCGCGGCTGCGAAGGTTGCGGTGGACTTCGCCAAGACAAACGACAAGCTCGTTATTCTCGGCGGCGCCATGGGAACGACTGCCCTGAACCCGGACGGTGTGAAGGCGCTTGCGTCGCTTCCGTCCCTCGACGAACTGCGCGCCAAGATCGTGGGCCTCATCCAGGCTCCCGCGACCAAGATCGCCCAGGTCGTCAACGCTCCGGCTGCCAAGCTGGCTCGCGTGTTCGGGGCCTATGCCACCAAGGACGAGGCTCAGAGCGAAGCGGCTTGA
- the rplK gene encoding 50S ribosomal protein L11 translates to MAKKITGYVKLQVPAGAANPSPPIGPALGQRGLNIMEFCKAFNAKTSQIEKGTPIPVVITAYQDRSFTFEMKQPPVTFFLKKAAGLKIGKKPASGSKTPGKGPTVGKVTEAQLREIAEKKMPDLNCDSVDAAVAMIRGSARAMGLDVVA, encoded by the coding sequence ATGGCAAAGAAGATCACGGGCTACGTGAAGCTTCAGGTTCCGGCCGGCGCCGCGAACCCGTCGCCGCCCATCGGCCCCGCGCTCGGTCAGCGCGGCCTCAACATCATGGAATTCTGCAAGGCCTTCAACGCGAAGACCTCTCAGATCGAGAAGGGCACCCCGATTCCGGTCGTCATCACGGCGTACCAGGACCGCTCCTTCACCTTCGAGATGAAGCAGCCGCCGGTCACCTTCTTCCTGAAGAAAGCCGCCGGCCTGAAGATCGGCAAGAAGCCGGCTTCCGGCTCCAAGACCCCGGGCAAGGGTCCGACCGTTGGCAAGGTCACCGAGGCTCAGCTTCGCGAGATCGCCGAGAAGAAGATGCCCGACCTGAACTGCGACTCGGTTGACGCCGCCGTCGCCATGATCCGTGGCTCCGCGCGGGCCATGGGCCTCGACGTCGTCGCTTAA
- the secE gene encoding preprotein translocase subunit SecE: protein MASNEATKKADPARTPQRGSVTPTPPRATPPARPAPKRVGPFEFLAQVRDEGRKVTWPTRKETTVTTIMVFIMVVAASVFFTLVDQALRYLVTLILGVGA from the coding sequence ATGGCATCGAACGAAGCAACGAAGAAGGCGGACCCGGCGCGCACTCCGCAGCGCGGCTCCGTCACGCCGACGCCGCCCCGGGCGACTCCGCCTGCGCGGCCCGCGCCTAAGCGCGTCGGTCCGTTCGAATTCCTCGCCCAGGTGCGCGACGAAGGCCGCAAGGTCACGTGGCCGACCCGCAAGGAGACGACCGTAACGACGATCATGGTGTTCATCATGGTCGTTGCCGCGAGCGTGTTCTTCACCCTCGTCGACCAAGCCCTGCGTTATCTCGTGACCCTGATCCTCGGGGTCGGCGCCTAG
- the rplL gene encoding 50S ribosomal protein L7/L12, with protein MADLAKLVDDLSSLTVLEAADLAKLLEEKWGVSAAAAVAVAGPAAGPAAVVEEQTEFTVLLTAAGDKKIEVIKEVRAITGLGLKEAKDLVEGAPKAVKESVNKEEGEKLKAQLEKAGAKVELK; from the coding sequence ATGGCTGATCTTGCCAAGCTCGTCGACGACCTGTCCTCGCTGACCGTTCTCGAAGCCGCCGACCTCGCCAAGCTGCTCGAAGAGAAGTGGGGCGTCTCGGCCGCCGCTGCCGTCGCCGTCGCCGGCCCGGCCGCTGGCCCGGCCGCCGTCGTCGAAGAGCAGACCGAGTTCACGGTTCTCCTCACCGCCGCTGGCGACAAGAAGATTGAGGTCATCAAGGAGGTCCGCGCGATCACCGGCCTCGGCCTCAAGGAAGCCAAGGACCTCGTCGAAGGCGCTCCGAAGGCTGTCAAGGAGTCCGTCAACAAGGAAGAGGGCGAGAAGCTCAAGGCCCAGCTCGAGAAGGCCGGCGCCAAGGTCGAGCTTAAGTAA
- a CDS encoding YeeE/YedE family protein, producing the protein MTLHSTVEHEALGQVAGRFSILARATLAGLIGVGLLLGALRLSGEPGGSRLALSLTFGALFGFVLQRSRFCFFCLWRDLIDRRDPRGALGILTALAAGAVGYSVVLGAWLPDPSGVRLPPDAHIGPVGPVLVLAGFAFGAGMAISGSCIGAHLYRLGEGSPTAPFALVGTALGFVFGFLTWNTLFLASVSDAPVIWLPRHLGYAGSLLLTLAVLASLALPLLRWLTPAGETSARRIDPLRAVFVDRWPTWLGGLAVGALGTLAYLRVGPLGVTAEIGGRARQAAAGLDLLPARLEGLDGFRGCATAIRDAVLTPNGLFIAGLVTASFAAALAAGQFHPALPKRAQAVRGLVGGLLLGWGAMTGLGCSVGTLLSGIMAGAASGWLFGAAMFAGLTATLIAGRRLKLLP; encoded by the coding sequence GTGACACTTCATTCGACCGTCGAACATGAAGCGCTCGGCCAAGTGGCCGGGCGCTTCTCCATATTGGCGCGCGCCACTCTGGCAGGTCTGATCGGTGTCGGCCTCTTGCTCGGGGCCTTGCGGCTTTCCGGCGAGCCGGGCGGTAGCCGGCTTGCCTTGTCCCTGACGTTCGGGGCGCTTTTCGGCTTCGTGCTGCAACGCTCCCGCTTCTGCTTCTTCTGCCTGTGGCGCGATCTGATCGACCGACGCGACCCGCGCGGCGCGCTCGGCATCCTGACCGCTTTGGCCGCGGGCGCGGTCGGCTACAGTGTCGTGCTCGGGGCATGGCTGCCGGATCCAAGCGGAGTGCGGCTACCACCGGACGCACATATCGGTCCGGTCGGTCCGGTCCTCGTGCTCGCGGGGTTCGCCTTCGGCGCAGGCATGGCGATCTCGGGTTCCTGCATCGGCGCCCATCTTTATCGGCTCGGCGAAGGCTCGCCCACGGCGCCCTTCGCTCTGGTCGGCACCGCTCTGGGCTTCGTCTTCGGCTTCCTGACCTGGAACACCCTCTTTCTTGCCAGCGTCTCGGACGCTCCGGTGATCTGGCTGCCGCGCCATCTCGGCTATGCCGGAAGTCTTCTCCTCACCCTTGCCGTTCTGGCCTCGCTGGCGCTGCCTCTGCTGAGATGGCTGACGCCCGCCGGGGAAACCTCGGCGCGGCGCATTGATCCGCTTCGGGCGGTGTTCGTGGACCGCTGGCCGACCTGGCTCGGCGGCCTCGCCGTCGGCGCCCTCGGAACGCTGGCCTATCTCAGAGTGGGCCCGCTCGGCGTGACCGCTGAGATCGGCGGCCGAGCGCGGCAGGCTGCCGCCGGCCTCGATCTCCTGCCTGCGCGTCTCGAGGGCCTGGATGGGTTTCGCGGCTGCGCCACCGCCATCCGCGATGCGGTGCTGACGCCGAATGGCCTGTTCATCGCCGGGCTCGTTACGGCGTCCTTCGCCGCTGCTTTGGCTGCGGGACAATTCCACCCTGCCCTGCCGAAGCGCGCCCAGGCCGTGCGGGGCCTCGTCGGCGGCCTCCTTCTCGGCTGGGGCGCCATGACCGGCCTCGGTTGCAGCGTGGGGACGTTGCTCTCGGGAATCATGGCCGGGGCCGCATCGGGATGGCTCTTCGGCGCGGCGATGTTCGCGGGACTCACCGCGACGTTGATCGCGGGCCGACGCCTGAAGCTCCTTCCGTAG